The stretch of DNA AGCTCCTGCGCCACCTGCTCCACGCTGGCGCTGGTGTAGCGCAGCAGGCGCTGGGCCTCCAGCGTCAGTCGCCGGTTGATCAGATCGAGCGGGCTGCAATCCAGCCGCGCCCGGCACAAGCGGCTGAGGGTGCGCGGGGTGCAGCCGATGCTGGTGGTGTAGAACTCCAGCGGGCGATGGTCGCGCAGATGGGTCTCGATCATATGGCGGAATTGCGTCAGACGGCGGTCGTCCCGGCTGTGTGGATCGGCGTGCTCGGGGGCGGGGAGGCTGCGCACCAGCGCCTCGGCCAGGGCGTGGATTAGCGCTGGCTGGGTCTGCCAGTCCTGCATCAGCGCCAGCATCTCGCCCGCCAGCATCGCGATGCGGGCCATGGCGGCGGGGGGCAGGGCGCCATGCCCCCCCGAGGTCAGCCAGCGGCGCAGCGGGTCCTCCGGGCCATGCGCGCGTGCCAGGAAGTCCTGCGAGAGCGTCATGATATGGCCCACCGTATCGGGGCGGAAGCGGAAGCCAT from Novosphingobium sp. encodes:
- a CDS encoding helix-turn-helix domain-containing protein; translation: MRQTLYWYFPDMRPTSPPIPTYGLYSDAEAQSSAGFVHIETIAIRSSLHDWEIKPHRHDHGIQVLIVTEGHADVTLDGEGFALSPPGFVTLPVGSVHGFRFRPDTVGHIMTLSQDFLARAHGPEDPLRRWLTSGGHGALPPAAMARIAMLAGEMLALMQDWQTQPALIHALAEALVRSLPAPEHADPHSRDDRRLTQFRHMIETHLRDHRPLEFYTTSIGCTPRTLSRLCRARLDCSPLDLINRRLTLEAQRLLRYTSASVEQVAQELGFGDPSYFSRFYLRMTGHRPRMERDKPAADSSSQG